One genomic region from Hyalangium minutum encodes:
- a CDS encoding ATP-binding protein, with the protein MAALIASLDWSRSPLGPIEAWPLSLRTTVSLCLASNFPINIIWGDGHNQIYNDGYRVACGAAHPRAMGEDYRVTWASAWPAIGGPFERALAGETTFLENQRMFLERNGYPEETFFTFSLSPIRDESGKVVGLFHPVTETTTTMLAQRRTRALRDIANRAGQASVFDEACELLLSTLGEYAFDLPFALLYVTSPDGTQARLRGACGTPAGGPLAPEVIHLAEGNGSGGWPLAEAARSSRAELVTNLETRFGPVPAGAYPEPVAKAFVLQIRVAGVAAPLGFLVVAASPRLPLDEAYQAFVEMLGAAASAALGNARAYEEERLRAEALAEIDRAKTAFFSNVSHEFRTPLTLLLGPVEDLLSGRRGALPDAARGELETVHRNALRLLKLVNSLLDFSRIEAGRAQATFEPIDLAAMTRDLASAFRSAIERAGMSLVVEIQPLGEPVFVDRDMWEKIVLNLMSNAFKFTQAGEIRVSLSRAGGFAELSVRDTGIGIPESELGRVFQRFHRVQGAQGRTHEGSGIGLALVQDLAKLHGGSVEVRSVVGEGSTFLVRVPLGEVPRGLGPAPIHAQRLASTEVRAEAFVEEALRWLPDQEPEGRIVTEGPRPRILLADDNADMRDYVRRLLEGRYQVTAVTNGAEALQAARASRPDLVLSDVMMPVMDGTELVRRLRADDALHTLPVILLSARAGEEATASGLELGADDYLTKPFAAKELLARVHAQLSMAALRMQAAEQQARMANLAEQQQWLEAVLDHIPAPTLLVDPGSGQFTFANRAAHQLAGGRFPVNIDAAERSQAFRLTDEADRPMDLEQSPGGRVLRGERVRDMEVVWHSQAGRFNLVVDSGFVPAIGQQPPRSVITFQDVSRLKRVERELKSLLVSRDEFLSIASHELKTPITSLRMQLQMTERSVKPEEGRAPSPEKLAKVLRIASIQVDRLTGLINDLLDVARIRSGNIDLAFAPADLAQLARDVLEHLSGQLTQAGCRIQLEVPPRLLGVWDARRLEQVLTNLISNAMKYAPGVPLDVRLLEDGDHVRIEVRDFGPGVPEAQHDTIFDRFDRGIASRNVGGLGLGLFISRQIVRAHGGMITVESPQGGGARFVVRLPRDASHAWSGSLPSASGVPA; encoded by the coding sequence ATGGCGGCGCTTATCGCGTCGCTCGACTGGTCGCGCTCGCCCCTCGGACCCATTGAGGCCTGGCCCCTGAGCCTGCGGACCACCGTCAGTCTCTGCCTCGCCTCGAATTTTCCAATCAACATCATCTGGGGCGACGGCCACAACCAGATCTACAACGATGGGTACCGCGTGGCGTGTGGCGCAGCGCATCCACGCGCGATGGGCGAGGACTACCGTGTCACCTGGGCGTCCGCCTGGCCAGCCATCGGCGGACCCTTCGAGCGTGCGCTCGCCGGGGAGACGACGTTCCTCGAGAACCAGCGGATGTTCCTCGAGCGCAACGGCTACCCGGAGGAGACGTTCTTCACCTTCTCGTTGAGCCCCATCCGCGACGAGTCCGGGAAGGTGGTGGGGCTCTTTCACCCAGTGACCGAGACGACCACCACGATGCTCGCCCAGCGGCGGACGCGGGCGCTGCGGGACATCGCGAATCGCGCGGGCCAGGCGTCGGTGTTCGACGAGGCGTGTGAGCTTCTCCTCTCGACGCTCGGTGAGTACGCCTTTGATCTGCCGTTCGCGCTTCTCTACGTGACGAGCCCGGACGGGACCCAGGCACGGCTTCGAGGCGCGTGTGGGACGCCGGCGGGTGGGCCCCTCGCGCCGGAGGTGATTCACCTCGCGGAGGGCAACGGGAGCGGGGGATGGCCCCTCGCGGAGGCGGCGCGCAGCAGCCGGGCCGAGCTGGTCACGAACCTGGAGACTCGGTTCGGGCCAGTCCCCGCAGGGGCTTATCCGGAGCCGGTGGCGAAGGCTTTCGTCCTGCAGATCCGGGTCGCCGGGGTGGCCGCGCCGCTGGGCTTCCTCGTCGTCGCAGCAAGCCCGCGGCTGCCGCTCGATGAGGCATATCAGGCATTCGTGGAGATGCTGGGCGCGGCGGCCAGCGCGGCGCTCGGCAACGCCCGTGCGTACGAGGAGGAGCGTCTCAGGGCCGAGGCGCTCGCCGAGATCGACCGGGCGAAGACCGCCTTCTTCAGCAATGTGAGCCACGAGTTCCGGACGCCGCTCACGCTGTTGCTCGGGCCGGTGGAGGATCTCCTCTCGGGCCGCCGTGGGGCGCTGCCGGACGCCGCGCGGGGCGAGCTCGAGACGGTGCACCGCAATGCGCTCCGCTTGCTCAAGCTGGTGAACTCGCTGCTCGACTTCTCGCGCATCGAGGCGGGCCGAGCCCAGGCCACCTTCGAGCCCATTGACCTGGCCGCGATGACCCGCGACCTCGCGAGCGCATTCCGCTCGGCCATCGAGCGCGCGGGCATGAGTCTCGTGGTGGAGATTCAGCCGCTCGGGGAGCCGGTGTTCGTCGACCGAGACATGTGGGAGAAGATCGTCCTCAACCTCATGTCGAACGCGTTCAAGTTCACTCAGGCGGGCGAGATCCGGGTGAGCCTGAGCCGGGCGGGTGGGTTCGCGGAGCTGTCGGTGCGGGACACGGGCATTGGCATTCCAGAGAGCGAGCTGGGACGGGTGTTCCAGCGCTTTCACCGGGTGCAGGGAGCACAGGGGCGCACCCACGAGGGCAGCGGCATTGGCCTCGCACTCGTGCAGGACCTTGCCAAGCTCCACGGTGGCTCGGTCGAGGTGCGGAGCGTCGTCGGTGAAGGCTCGACCTTCTTGGTGCGCGTCCCACTGGGAGAGGTCCCCCGGGGGCTGGGTCCGGCGCCCATTCATGCACAGCGGTTGGCCTCCACCGAGGTCCGCGCCGAGGCTTTCGTCGAGGAAGCGCTGCGCTGGCTCCCCGATCAGGAGCCTGAGGGAAGGATCGTGACGGAGGGCCCACGCCCGCGAATCCTGCTCGCCGACGACAACGCCGACATGCGCGATTACGTCCGCCGCCTCCTGGAAGGGCGCTACCAGGTGACAGCGGTGACGAATGGGGCGGAGGCGCTCCAGGCGGCTCGGGCGTCGCGGCCGGACCTCGTGCTCTCGGATGTGATGATGCCGGTGATGGATGGCACCGAGCTCGTGCGGCGGCTGCGGGCGGACGACGCGCTGCACACGCTACCGGTCATCTTGCTGTCGGCTCGCGCAGGAGAGGAGGCCACCGCGAGCGGGCTCGAGCTCGGGGCGGATGACTACCTGACGAAGCCGTTCGCGGCCAAGGAGCTCCTCGCCCGGGTGCACGCCCAGCTCAGCATGGCGGCCTTGCGGATGCAGGCGGCGGAGCAGCAGGCGCGGATGGCGAACCTCGCGGAGCAGCAGCAGTGGCTCGAGGCGGTGCTCGACCACATTCCCGCCCCAACCCTCCTCGTCGATCCGGGCTCGGGGCAGTTCACCTTCGCCAATCGCGCTGCCCACCAGCTCGCCGGCGGACGCTTTCCCGTCAACATCGACGCCGCAGAGCGTAGCCAGGCGTTCCGCCTGACCGACGAGGCCGATCGCCCGATGGATCTGGAGCAGTCGCCGGGGGGCCGTGTCCTGCGCGGTGAGCGAGTCCGCGACATGGAGGTGGTCTGGCACTCGCAAGCGGGGCGGTTCAACCTCGTCGTTGACTCTGGCTTCGTTCCTGCCATCGGGCAGCAGCCGCCGCGGTCCGTCATCACCTTCCAAGACGTCTCGCGCCTCAAGCGGGTCGAGCGGGAGCTGAAGAGCCTGCTGGTCTCGCGAGACGAGTTCCTCTCCATCGCCTCGCACGAGCTGAAGACACCCATCACCTCGCTCCGGATGCAGCTCCAGATGACCGAGCGGAGCGTGAAGCCCGAGGAGGGCCGCGCCCCGAGCCCGGAGAAGCTCGCGAAGGTGCTGCGCATCGCGTCCATCCAGGTGGACCGGCTGACGGGCCTCATCAACGATCTGCTCGACGTGGCGAGGATCCGCTCGGGGAACATCGACCTTGCCTTCGCGCCGGCTGACCTCGCCCAGCTCGCACGCGACGTGCTGGAGCACCTCTCGGGCCAGCTTACCCAGGCGGGTTGCCGGATACAGCTCGAGGTTCCGCCCAGGCTCCTGGGGGTATGGGATGCGCGCCGGCTCGAGCAGGTGCTGACCAACCTCATCTCCAACGCGATGAAGTACGCGCCGGGCGTGCCCCTCGATGTCCGCCTCTTGGAGGACGGGGACCATGTCCGCATCGAGGTGCGCGACTTTGGGCCTGGGGTTCCGGAGGCGCAGCACGACACCATCTTCGACCGCTTCGATCGTGGTATCGCCTCGCGCAACGTCGGCGGGCTCGGGCTCGGCCTCTTCATTTCCCGGCAGATCGTGCGTGCCCACGGCGGGATGATCACGGTGGAGAGCCCTCAGGGAGGCGGCGCTCGTTTCGTCGTCCGCCTGCCGAGGGATGCCTCGCACGCGTGGTCCGGGAGCCTCCCCAGCGCTTCAGGAGTCCCGGCATGA
- a CDS encoding tetratricopeptide repeat protein, producing MLVATLLGQGYYTPEEAQELFTQANEAYTREDYATAREGYEKLISHGQGGPDVLYNLGTTYLAQGDLGRAVLSLERAWKAGGRAPDLEANLALARAQQKDKVEGAAVEEDFVTRLVKATPETVVAGVFLGAWVAAFALLLLFYFLKPGRRTWAAVLAGLALVVALPSGALLGAHVWVARTLHEAVVLSRTLVARELPKGDAKVLFDVHEGLKIRLLEDAGRYVRIRLPNGLEGWVEREGVAEI from the coding sequence ATGCTCGTCGCCACGCTGCTGGGCCAGGGCTACTACACGCCCGAGGAGGCCCAGGAGCTCTTCACCCAGGCCAACGAGGCCTACACCCGCGAGGACTACGCCACGGCCCGGGAGGGCTACGAGAAGCTGATCTCCCACGGCCAGGGTGGCCCGGACGTGCTCTACAACCTGGGCACCACGTACCTGGCGCAGGGAGACCTGGGCCGTGCGGTGCTCTCGCTGGAGCGCGCGTGGAAGGCAGGTGGCCGGGCCCCGGACCTGGAGGCCAACCTCGCGCTCGCCCGCGCTCAGCAGAAGGACAAGGTCGAGGGCGCCGCCGTGGAGGAGGACTTCGTCACCCGGCTGGTGAAGGCCACGCCCGAGACGGTGGTGGCTGGGGTGTTCCTCGGAGCGTGGGTGGCGGCCTTCGCGCTGCTGCTGCTCTTCTACTTCCTGAAGCCCGGCCGCCGCACGTGGGCGGCAGTGCTCGCGGGGCTGGCGCTCGTGGTGGCGCTGCCCTCGGGGGCGCTGCTGGGAGCGCACGTGTGGGTGGCGCGCACGCTCCATGAGGCGGTGGTGCTCTCTCGGACGCTGGTGGCGCGCGAGCTCCCCAAGGGTGACGCCAAGGTGCTCTTCGACGTGCATGAGGGCCTGAAGATCCGGCTGCTAGAGGACGCGGGGCGCTACGTGCGCATCCGCCTGCCCAACGGGCTGGAGGGGTGGGTCGAGCGAGAGGGTGTAGCGGAGATATGA
- a CDS encoding ABC transporter permease gives MFLPLLRLVSLRHLLQAPLRTALTLVGVAVGVATMVGVTAINRSVMEAFRSTVDTIAGKADLTVAGSQVGFPEEVLQRVRKVPGVLHASGGLSVVAPVQNAPGESLYVMGVDLLDDGYFRTYEGVDKDLRALTEDLEFLNSTDRLLVSERFAREHQLKVGDTFGLMTSSGAQDFIVHALIRESGPIKAFGGSVAVMDVASAQAAFGRDRVLDRIDVAVDPKQGVEAVREGLRKALGPAFEVERPSRRGSSVETMVRSFQMGLNLGSGVALLVGVFLVYNTISISVVQRRREIGTLRALGASRLRIRALFTLEAMMLGALGTALGLPLGALVGRGAIGAVSQSISSLYVKVNARDVTITALELGLGIALGVLGSAFAALWPALHASRVQPVEALRKDAAAGVQVGSTKSWAQWAGLGCLAAVYPLARLPPPVENLPVGGYLGIFLVLMGSTLLAPTLLRGLWYVYRGPGERLLGVSGRLAADNFARAPVRTSVPVSALAVGVSMAVCIAGFVGSFHESTQRWINQAVPADLFVTSSARTAGVQNQPMRPELGDAIEKLPGVDRVDRVRILPHDVLGLRAYVISLIPEIYEQRAKPLFLEGRMLTPEEWRQGRVIISENLSRRRGLHVGSTVEMSTPTGVRTYTVGAVAMDYTSDQGTLVLSRDVYMAHFQDRQVDIFETYLTDLSRLEEVRRAITEAHGRQYNLYVLSHSELRHEATSLVDDAFTVTYAMEAVAVLLALLGVINTLLAAVLDRTREIGLLRAVGAAKSHVLWLFVGEATFIGLSGGLIGVLSGTVLGGIITQMVSEQSLGWSFPYVFPTGVALQMSLTATLCAAVAGLYPARRAAALDVVEALAYE, from the coding sequence GTGTTCCTCCCTCTGCTGAGACTCGTCTCGCTGCGGCACCTGCTGCAGGCTCCGCTGCGCACCGCCCTGACCCTGGTGGGAGTGGCCGTGGGCGTGGCGACGATGGTGGGCGTCACCGCCATCAACCGCTCGGTGATGGAGGCGTTCCGCTCCACGGTGGACACCATCGCCGGGAAGGCGGACCTCACGGTGGCAGGCTCGCAGGTCGGCTTTCCCGAGGAGGTCCTCCAGCGAGTCCGGAAAGTGCCCGGGGTGTTGCATGCGTCGGGTGGCCTCTCCGTTGTCGCGCCGGTGCAGAACGCTCCGGGCGAGTCCCTCTACGTCATGGGCGTGGACCTGCTGGATGACGGCTACTTCCGCACCTACGAGGGCGTGGATAAAGACCTCCGCGCGCTGACGGAGGACCTGGAGTTCCTCAACTCGACGGATCGGCTGCTGGTGTCCGAGCGCTTTGCCCGCGAGCACCAGCTGAAGGTGGGAGACACCTTCGGGCTGATGACCTCCAGCGGGGCGCAGGACTTCATCGTGCACGCGCTGATCCGCGAGTCCGGGCCCATCAAGGCGTTCGGTGGCTCGGTGGCGGTGATGGACGTGGCCTCGGCCCAGGCGGCGTTCGGGCGGGACCGGGTGCTGGACCGCATCGACGTGGCGGTGGACCCGAAGCAGGGCGTGGAGGCGGTGCGTGAGGGGCTTCGCAAGGCGCTGGGGCCGGCGTTCGAGGTGGAGCGTCCCTCGCGGCGTGGCAGCTCGGTGGAGACCATGGTCCGCAGCTTCCAGATGGGGCTCAACCTGGGCTCTGGGGTGGCGCTGCTGGTCGGGGTGTTCCTCGTCTACAACACGATCTCCATCAGCGTGGTGCAGCGTCGGCGGGAGATCGGCACGCTGCGAGCGCTGGGAGCCTCGCGCCTGCGCATCCGGGCCTTGTTCACCCTGGAGGCGATGATGCTGGGCGCCCTGGGTACGGCGCTTGGGCTGCCACTGGGGGCGCTGGTGGGGCGGGGCGCCATCGGTGCCGTCTCCCAGTCCATCTCCAGCCTTTATGTGAAGGTGAACGCGCGAGACGTGACAATCACCGCGCTCGAGCTGGGGCTGGGCATCGCGCTCGGGGTCCTGGGCAGTGCGTTCGCGGCGCTGTGGCCGGCCCTGCACGCTTCGCGGGTGCAGCCGGTGGAGGCGCTGCGCAAGGACGCGGCGGCGGGCGTGCAGGTGGGCAGCACGAAGTCCTGGGCGCAATGGGCCGGGCTGGGGTGCCTCGCGGCGGTGTATCCGCTGGCGCGGCTGCCACCTCCGGTGGAGAACCTGCCGGTGGGAGGCTACCTGGGCATCTTCCTGGTGCTCATGGGCTCCACGCTGCTGGCGCCCACGCTGCTCCGCGGGCTCTGGTACGTCTACCGAGGGCCGGGCGAGCGGCTGCTGGGCGTGAGCGGAAGGCTCGCGGCGGACAACTTCGCCCGGGCGCCGGTGCGGACCTCGGTGCCCGTGTCGGCGCTCGCCGTGGGCGTGTCCATGGCGGTGTGCATCGCGGGGTTCGTGGGCTCGTTCCACGAGTCGACGCAGCGGTGGATCAACCAGGCGGTGCCAGCGGATCTCTTCGTCACCTCGTCCGCGAGGACAGCGGGCGTGCAGAACCAGCCGATGCGGCCCGAACTGGGCGACGCCATCGAGAAGCTGCCGGGCGTGGACCGAGTGGATCGCGTGCGCATCCTTCCTCACGACGTGCTGGGCCTGCGGGCCTACGTCATCTCGCTCATTCCCGAGATCTACGAGCAGCGGGCGAAGCCCCTCTTCCTCGAGGGCCGCATGCTGACGCCGGAGGAGTGGCGCCAGGGGCGCGTCATCATCTCCGAGAACCTGTCGCGCCGCCGCGGCCTGCACGTGGGGAGCACCGTGGAGATGTCCACGCCCACGGGTGTCCGCACCTATACGGTGGGCGCCGTGGCGATGGACTACACCTCGGACCAGGGCACCCTGGTGCTCTCGCGGGACGTCTACATGGCGCACTTCCAGGACCGGCAGGTGGACATCTTCGAGACGTACCTGACGGACCTGAGCAGGTTGGAGGAAGTGCGCCGCGCCATCACCGAGGCCCACGGGCGCCAGTACAACCTCTACGTGCTGTCCCACAGTGAGCTTCGCCACGAGGCCACCTCGCTCGTCGACGACGCGTTCACGGTGACCTACGCGATGGAGGCCGTGGCGGTGCTGCTGGCGCTGCTCGGGGTCATCAACACGCTGCTGGCGGCGGTGCTGGACCGGACGCGGGAGATTGGCCTGCTCCGGGCGGTGGGGGCGGCGAAGTCCCACGTGCTGTGGCTCTTCGTGGGTGAGGCCACCTTCATCGGCCTGTCAGGAGGACTCATTGGAGTCCTATCGGGCACGGTGCTGGGGGGGATCATCACTCAAATGGTGAGCGAGCAATCCCTGGGGTGGAGCTTTCCGTATGTCTTCCCGACAGGAGTCGCGCTGCAGATGTCCCTAACGGCCACATTGTGTGCTGCGGTCGCAGGTCTGTATCCCGCAAGAAGGGCGGCGGCGCTGGACGTCGTCGAGGCACTCGCCTACGAGTAG
- a CDS encoding response regulator, with translation MAAESTTKFHILLVEDEPVIRELVSSMLSDDTVNVVCAEDGIEGLKLAKTRAFQLILMDVVLPKMDGVTVCRILKSEPTTASVPVYMLTGKANKADVEIATKAGADGYIHKPFRSSELMELVDRLRAALLPS, from the coding sequence ATGGCCGCTGAATCCACCACCAAGTTCCACATCCTGCTCGTCGAGGACGAGCCCGTCATCCGGGAGCTCGTCAGCTCGATGCTGAGCGATGACACCGTGAATGTGGTGTGCGCGGAGGACGGCATCGAGGGGCTGAAGCTGGCGAAGACGCGCGCCTTCCAGCTCATCCTGATGGACGTGGTGCTGCCGAAGATGGATGGGGTGACGGTGTGCCGCATCCTCAAGAGCGAGCCGACCACGGCGAGCGTCCCGGTCTACATGCTCACCGGCAAGGCGAACAAAGCGGATGTGGAGATCGCCACGAAGGCGGGCGCGGACGGCTATATCCACAAGCCCTTCCGAAGCTCGGAGCTGATGGAGCTGGTGGACCGGCTGCGCGCGGCTCTGCTGCCCAGCTGA
- a CDS encoding PilZ domain-containing protein encodes MTPAPNPRQAERFHPRVEANLVVKVLLPGRTVVAKARDLSMAGLFLHAQPADALRELTLSLPLNGDREIVVNCTILRREANGVALEFGTLDWDDFLALARFLHPRLP; translated from the coding sequence ATGACGCCCGCCCCCAATCCCCGTCAGGCTGAGCGCTTCCACCCTCGCGTGGAGGCCAACCTCGTGGTGAAGGTCCTCCTGCCGGGCCGCACCGTCGTCGCCAAGGCCCGCGACCTGTCCATGGCCGGCCTCTTCCTCCACGCCCAGCCCGCGGACGCGCTGCGCGAGCTCACGCTCTCCCTCCCCCTGAACGGAGACCGGGAGATCGTCGTCAACTGCACCATCCTCCGCCGCGAGGCGAATGGCGTGGCGCTCGAGTTCGGCACGCTCGACTGGGATGACTTCCTCGCCCTGGCGCGCTTCCTCCACCCGCGCCTGCCCTGA
- a CDS encoding ABC transporter ATP-binding protein, whose product MIEVHEATKVYRRGRTEVRALAGVSLTVPRGEFLSVMGPSGSGKSTLLNLLGALDVPTGGSIRIGGQELARMDDTSLSAFRRERLGFVFQFFNLMPTLTAVENVMLPGLLAGRPRAEMLSRAEALLETVGLRGRSQHRPDELSGGEMQRVAVARALLTEPALLLADEPTGNLDSKTGTEVLRLLREATRERQLTVVMVTHDPRAAEVGDRIVRLADGLVVGDERVSSQAA is encoded by the coding sequence ATGATCGAGGTCCACGAGGCAACGAAGGTGTACCGCCGAGGCCGCACGGAGGTGCGGGCGCTGGCGGGCGTGTCCTTGACGGTGCCTCGGGGGGAGTTCCTCTCGGTGATGGGGCCCTCGGGCTCCGGGAAGAGCACGCTGCTCAACCTGCTGGGCGCGCTGGATGTGCCTACGGGTGGGAGCATCCGGATTGGCGGTCAGGAGCTGGCGCGGATGGATGACACCTCGCTCTCGGCCTTCCGGCGGGAGCGGCTGGGCTTCGTGTTCCAGTTCTTCAACCTGATGCCCACCCTGACGGCGGTGGAGAACGTGATGTTGCCGGGTCTGCTGGCGGGCCGGCCTCGGGCGGAGATGCTCTCGCGCGCCGAGGCGCTGCTGGAGACGGTAGGCCTGCGCGGGCGCTCCCAGCACCGGCCGGACGAGCTGTCCGGAGGGGAGATGCAGCGCGTGGCGGTGGCCCGGGCCCTCCTGACGGAGCCGGCCCTGCTGCTGGCCGATGAGCCCACCGGGAACCTGGACTCGAAGACGGGCACCGAGGTCCTCCGCCTGCTCAGGGAGGCGACACGCGAGCGCCAGCTGACGGTGGTGATGGTCACCCATGACCCCCGGGCGGCGGAGGTGGGAGACCGGATCGTCCGGTTGGCGGATGGTCTCGTCGTAGGAGATGAGCGAGTCAGCAGTCAGGCTGCTTGA